One region of Coleofasciculus sp. FACHB-T130 genomic DNA includes:
- a CDS encoding DUF1802 family protein gives MQSTTTPTTTTHALKEWAVAVDALEQGKTIMLLRKGGIREENNRFTVAETEVLLYPTYEHQQPDLLKAEYSNLVQPVASGWHPETIRIGAWAEITDILPVNEASAVRGLLPYHIWNEQFVSDRLKWKPRQPIYVLLLRTYKLTQAQIIAYRPEYGGCKSWIDLASAIAFEDAKPVLDDAEYAQQVTTIRQIANW, from the coding sequence ATGCAATCCACGACGACCCCTACAACCACAACTCACGCCCTCAAAGAATGGGCGGTTGCTGTCGATGCCTTAGAACAAGGCAAAACGATTATGCTGCTACGTAAAGGCGGCATCCGCGAGGAAAACAACCGCTTTACCGTTGCCGAAACAGAAGTTTTGCTCTACCCAACTTATGAACATCAACAACCCGATTTGCTGAAAGCGGAATATTCCAATTTGGTGCAACCCGTCGCCTCCGGTTGGCATCCAGAAACCATCCGAATCGGTGCTTGGGCTGAAATTACTGATATTTTGCCTGTGAATGAAGCATCAGCGGTGAGAGGGCTGCTACCGTACCATATTTGGAACGAGCAATTTGTCAGCGATCGCCTCAAATGGAAGCCGCGTCAGCCGATTTATGTGCTGCTACTACGCACTTACAAACTGACTCAAGCGCAGATTATCGCTTACCGCCCGGAATATGGAGGTTGCAAGTCGTGGATCGATCTTGCAAGCGCGATCGCATTTGAGGATGCAAAACCTGTTTTAGATGATGCAGAATATGCTCAGCAAGTCACAACAATTCGGCAAATAGCTAATTGGTGA